In a single window of the Pseudomonas oryzihabitans genome:
- a CDS encoding DUF1853 family protein, with product MGESPWQRQTASIRPRVARGDPQGPRLAYAGTMTPFAELHALPRRLSQPQVRALAWTLVAPPLLTTTDTRHPLRASDWAREPARLADWLRQQDAAPAELAAWLAQGSDRRLGRQYERLWQFALARAPGVRLRAANLPLREGERTLGELDLLVEDAEGVHHLELAVKFYLGEGPPDAPRWLGPGGEDQLARKLAHLRQRQLPLSATPLAQASLAALDIAPPRAALWMGGYLFQPLANPLPWPTGALPPPQPQLWCERRLMPEGHWEVLPKGHWLAPAVADTPCLPVPEDEPIWPQLLVRRDLAGEEEARLFLVPEGWPTQSAASLAS from the coding sequence ATGGGCGAAAGCCCGTGGCAGCGGCAAACCGCCTCCATCCGACCACGGGTCGCCCGAGGTGATCCGCAGGGGCCTCGCCTGGCCTATGCTGGCACCATGACGCCCTTCGCCGAGCTGCACGCCCTGCCCCGCCGCCTGAGCCAGCCCCAGGTGCGTGCGCTCGCCTGGACCCTGGTCGCTCCGCCGCTGCTGACGACCACCGATACCCGTCATCCGCTGCGCGCCAGCGACTGGGCGCGCGAGCCGGCACGACTGGCCGACTGGCTGCGGCAACAGGACGCGGCGCCCGCCGAGCTGGCCGCATGGCTCGCCCAGGGCAGCGACCGCCGCCTGGGCCGGCAGTATGAAAGACTCTGGCAATTCGCCCTGGCGCGCGCACCTGGCGTACGGCTGCGCGCGGCCAACCTGCCCTTGCGCGAAGGCGAGCGCACCCTGGGTGAACTGGATCTCCTGGTGGAGGATGCCGAGGGCGTTCATCACCTGGAGCTGGCAGTGAAGTTCTACCTGGGTGAAGGCCCACCGGACGCGCCGCGCTGGTTGGGTCCCGGCGGCGAGGACCAGCTGGCGCGCAAGCTCGCCCATCTGCGCCAGCGCCAGCTGCCGCTGTCGGCCACGCCCCTGGCCCAGGCCAGTCTGGCGGCGCTGGACATAGCGCCCCCACGGGCAGCGCTGTGGATGGGTGGGTATCTGTTCCAGCCACTCGCCAATCCCCTCCCCTGGCCGACCGGCGCCCTGCCACCCCCACAGCCCCAGCTATGGTGCGAGCGAAGGCTGATGCCTGAGGGGCACTGGGAGGTGCTGCCCAAGGGACATTGGTTGGCGCCAGCGGTGGCCGACACCCCCTGCCTGCCGGTGCCGGAGGACGAACCGATCTGGCCGCAGCTGCTGGTGCGCCGCGACCTCGCGGGTGAGGAGGAAGCCCGCCTGTTCCTGGTGCCCGAAGGTTGGCCAACTCAGTCTGCCGCCAGCCTGGCCAGCTGA
- a CDS encoding 1-aminocyclopropane-1-carboxylate deaminase/D-cysteine desulfhydrase: MTCPSPAVLQEVHLAPLAARGLRLAVLRLDQRPAGQNGNKGYKLRPWRECLARGEGRGLISLGGAHSNHLHALAAAGREEGFVTVGLLRGEACLTPTVQDLQDSGMTLHWLGYGGYRRRHDADFWQPWQVRYPHLLPIPEGGCDERAAQACAGIVADVRRGLAVLGWPDCQQLWLAAGTGTTLAGVIRAAAAGWRVVGGLAVPPGHGVEGTLDTLLAGQAASNWRLVDASRGGFGRIDAELARAMAAFEDQTGIPLDPLYTGKLWLALWQEIERGAVAAGSRLVLIHSGGLQGRRALEAQLARLAAD; encoded by the coding sequence ATGACCTGTCCTTCACCCGCCGTGCTTCAGGAGGTGCATCTTGCACCCCTGGCCGCGCGTGGCCTGCGTCTCGCCGTGTTGCGCCTGGATCAGCGCCCGGCCGGCCAGAACGGCAACAAGGGTTACAAGCTGCGGCCCTGGCGCGAATGCCTGGCGCGGGGTGAGGGCCGTGGCCTGATCAGCCTGGGCGGCGCCCATTCCAACCATTTGCACGCCCTGGCGGCGGCTGGACGGGAGGAGGGCTTCGTGACCGTCGGCCTCTTGCGCGGCGAAGCCTGCCTGACGCCTACCGTCCAGGATCTCCAGGACAGTGGCATGACCCTGCACTGGCTAGGCTATGGTGGTTATCGTCGTCGCCACGACGCCGACTTCTGGCAGCCCTGGCAGGTGCGCTATCCACACCTGCTGCCCATTCCCGAGGGCGGTTGCGATGAGCGAGCCGCCCAGGCCTGCGCGGGAATCGTCGCGGACGTGCGCCGGGGCCTCGCCGTGCTGGGCTGGCCCGATTGCCAGCAACTCTGGCTGGCCGCCGGCACCGGCACCACCCTGGCCGGGGTGATCCGCGCCGCCGCTGCCGGCTGGCGGGTGGTAGGTGGCCTGGCGGTGCCACCCGGGCATGGCGTCGAGGGCACTCTCGACACGCTACTGGCTGGGCAGGCCGCCTCGAACTGGCGCCTGGTGGATGCCAGTCGCGGCGGCTTCGGTCGGATCGACGCCGAATTGGCCAGGGCCATGGCGGCGTTCGAGGACCAGACGGGCATCCCTCTGGATCCGCTCTATACCGGCAAGCTCTGGCTCGCCCTGTGGCAGGAGATCGAGCGCGGCGCGGTGGCGGCGGGCAGTCGCCTGGTGCTGATCCACAGCGGCGGCCTCCAGGGTCGCCGTGCGCTGGAGGCTCAGCTGGCCAGGCTGGCGGCAGACTGA
- a CDS encoding chromosome partitioning protein ParA: MAETLNEEAVLTPVVLGFGDQGVNRALLFPDFQALWQGEQGLLDCAGRRHRFVYLLLDDHRRVKAAVFFLLAFDAQGSPLPEWDLPLGELAERGGVGPDLGAGPIRLASRSQCPLSWHQGDLWDPRSDAEHDDWQAIRDCLGLVAPRDGEVELAGEYHPSAADGIDVEARLERVRRILAQEHQEALDKLIAGQRTRLLTLTRQHQEDLARLQRDADELRTAKAELEVRYAALAQHLEQQHELARQQREELNEQMHTLERNALYKIEALRIQAEAESEARVAAAVGELKNQLTIREVELKYRDELDGQLQDDIRQLRERCAQLVGDSNEGQLERLARQGILFVTFQPGAGHLILSRQDVPRFSADPLGFVADHCKVSREQYQRWLEHHQQPVCQAEVDGERCGRPVVRVEHPAQFDPLRSTRCAEHRGDDSGGDAVAL, translated from the coding sequence ATGGCAGAGACGTTGAACGAAGAGGCGGTACTGACCCCGGTGGTGCTGGGGTTCGGCGACCAGGGCGTGAACCGCGCCCTGTTGTTTCCCGATTTCCAGGCGCTCTGGCAGGGCGAGCAGGGACTGCTCGACTGTGCCGGACGGCGCCATCGCTTCGTCTATCTGCTGCTGGATGACCATCGCCGGGTCAAGGCCGCGGTGTTCTTTCTGCTGGCCTTCGATGCCCAGGGCAGTCCGCTGCCGGAATGGGACCTGCCGCTGGGGGAGCTGGCCGAGCGCGGCGGCGTTGGTCCCGATCTGGGCGCCGGACCAATCCGGCTGGCCAGCCGCAGCCAATGTCCCCTTTCCTGGCACCAGGGCGATCTCTGGGATCCACGCAGCGATGCCGAACACGACGACTGGCAGGCGATCCGTGACTGCCTTGGGCTGGTCGCGCCCCGCGATGGCGAGGTCGAGCTGGCCGGCGAATACCATCCCAGCGCCGCTGACGGCATCGACGTCGAGGCCCGTCTCGAACGGGTCCGCCGCATCCTCGCCCAGGAGCATCAGGAGGCGCTGGACAAGCTGATCGCCGGCCAGCGCACCCGCCTGCTCACCCTGACCCGTCAGCACCAGGAAGACCTGGCGCGCCTGCAACGCGACGCCGACGAGTTGCGCACCGCCAAGGCCGAGCTGGAGGTGCGCTACGCGGCCCTGGCCCAGCACCTGGAGCAGCAGCACGAGCTGGCTCGTCAGCAGCGCGAAGAACTCAACGAACAGATGCACACCCTGGAAAGAAACGCCCTCTACAAGATCGAGGCGCTGCGCATCCAGGCCGAGGCCGAAAGCGAGGCCCGGGTAGCCGCCGCGGTAGGCGAGCTGAAGAACCAGCTGACCATCCGCGAGGTAGAGCTCAAGTACCGCGACGAGCTGGACGGCCAGTTGCAGGACGACATCCGCCAGCTGCGCGAACGCTGCGCCCAACTGGTCGGCGACAGCAACGAGGGTCAGCTGGAGCGCCTGGCTCGCCAGGGCATCCTCTTCGTCACCTTCCAGCCGGGTGCCGGGCACCTCATCCTCAGCCGCCAGGACGTTCCGCGCTTCAGCGCCGATCCGCTGGGTTTCGTCGCCGACCACTGCAAGGTCAGCCGGGAGCAGTACCAGCGCTGGCTGGAGCATCACCAGCAGCCGGTGTGCCAGGCCGAGGTGGACGGCGAGCGCTGCGGCCGGCCAGTGGTCCGCGTGGAGCATCCCGCCCAGTTCGATCCCCTGCGCTCGACCCGTTGCGCCGAGCATCGCGGCGATGACAGCGGTGGCGACGCGGTCGCGCTCTGA
- a CDS encoding NADPH-dependent 2,4-dienoyl-CoA reductase produces the protein MIELAPRNTTPVNSYPHLLEPLPVGAITLRNRVVMGSMHTGLEERPGGFARMAAFFAERARGGVGLIVTGGIAPNEEGAVAKGAAKLTTAEEAEHHRPVTEAVHAAGGRICLQILHAGRYAYNPLLVAPSALQAPINPFTPRELQDAEVEAQIAAFIRCAQLAQQAGYDGVEVMGSEGYFINQFIAARTNHRTDRWGGDFASRCRLALAIVEGIRAATGPDFLIIFRLSLLDLVEQGSTPEECLQLARWLEAAGVSLINTGIGWHEARIPTIATLVPRGAFAAVTAQLKGHVRVPLIATNRINTPEVAEAILAAGQADLVSMARPLLADPEFVAKAAAGRADEINTCIACNQACLDHTFAGKLTSCLVNPRACHETELQILPTAQPRTFAVVGAGPAGLAAACTLAERGHGVVLFESSERIGGQFNVAKRIPGKEEFGETLRYFQRRLERLGVEIRLNHRVTAAELQAGDFEAVLLATGVTPRVPPIPGVDHPKVLGYLDVLLERKPVGRRVALIGAGGIGFDVADFLTHGHQDADPITAFYQEWGIDPSFSNRGGLAPAAPPAVPREVWLLQRKPGKPGKGLGKTTGWIHRARLQQRGVQAVGGVEYLRIDDAGLHLRLPDGTEQLLEVDNVVLCAGQESLRELEDELVGAGMAVHRVGGADVAAELDAKRAIDQATRLAAQL, from the coding sequence ATGATTGAGCTTGCCCCTCGTAATACCACCCCTGTGAACAGCTATCCGCATCTGCTCGAACCCCTGCCAGTGGGAGCGATCACGTTGCGCAATCGCGTGGTGATGGGCTCCATGCATACCGGGCTGGAAGAGCGGCCGGGTGGTTTCGCACGAATGGCGGCCTTTTTCGCCGAGCGGGCCCGCGGTGGCGTGGGCCTGATCGTCACCGGTGGCATCGCGCCCAATGAGGAAGGCGCCGTGGCCAAGGGCGCGGCCAAGCTGACCACCGCCGAGGAAGCCGAGCACCACCGCCCGGTGACCGAGGCCGTACACGCCGCGGGTGGTCGCATCTGCCTGCAGATCCTGCATGCCGGTCGCTATGCCTATAACCCACTGCTGGTGGCGCCCTCGGCGTTGCAGGCGCCGATCAATCCCTTCACCCCGCGTGAGTTGCAGGATGCCGAGGTCGAGGCGCAGATCGCCGCCTTCATCCGGTGTGCCCAGCTGGCGCAGCAGGCCGGCTACGATGGCGTCGAGGTGATGGGCTCCGAAGGCTATTTCATCAACCAGTTCATCGCCGCACGGACCAACCACCGCACGGATCGCTGGGGTGGCGATTTCGCCAGTCGCTGCCGCCTGGCGCTGGCCATCGTCGAGGGCATCCGTGCGGCCACCGGTCCGGACTTCCTCATCATCTTCCGCCTCTCGCTGCTGGATCTGGTGGAGCAGGGCAGCACGCCCGAGGAATGCCTGCAGCTGGCGCGCTGGCTGGAGGCCGCCGGGGTGAGCCTGATCAATACCGGTATCGGCTGGCACGAGGCGCGCATTCCCACCATCGCGACCCTGGTGCCGCGTGGTGCCTTCGCTGCGGTCACCGCCCAGCTCAAGGGCCACGTCAGGGTGCCGCTGATCGCCACCAACCGCATCAATACCCCGGAGGTGGCCGAGGCCATCCTTGCCGCCGGCCAGGCCGACCTGGTGTCCATGGCGCGCCCGCTGCTGGCCGATCCTGAGTTCGTCGCCAAGGCCGCCGCCGGCCGGGCCGACGAGATCAATACCTGCATCGCCTGCAACCAGGCCTGCCTGGACCATACCTTCGCCGGCAAGCTGACCAGCTGCCTGGTCAATCCGCGTGCCTGCCACGAAACCGAATTGCAGATCCTGCCCACGGCTCAGCCTCGCACCTTCGCCGTGGTCGGTGCCGGACCGGCTGGCCTGGCCGCCGCCTGCACCCTGGCCGAGCGGGGCCATGGCGTGGTGCTGTTCGAGTCAAGCGAGCGCATTGGAGGCCAGTTCAATGTCGCCAAGCGCATCCCCGGCAAGGAGGAGTTCGGCGAGACCCTGAGGTATTTCCAGCGCCGCCTGGAGCGGCTCGGCGTCGAAATCCGTCTCAATCACCGGGTCACCGCCGCCGAGCTGCAAGCCGGTGACTTCGAGGCCGTGCTGCTGGCCACCGGGGTGACCCCGCGCGTTCCACCCATCCCCGGCGTCGACCATCCCAAGGTGCTGGGCTATCTGGACGTGCTGCTGGAACGCAAGCCGGTAGGGCGGCGGGTGGCCCTGATCGGTGCCGGCGGCATCGGCTTCGACGTGGCGGATTTCCTTACCCATGGGCACCAGGACGCCGACCCCATCACCGCCTTCTACCAGGAGTGGGGCATAGATCCCAGCTTCAGCAACCGCGGTGGCCTGGCCCCGGCCGCGCCGCCGGCAGTGCCGCGTGAGGTCTGGCTGTTGCAGCGCAAGCCCGGCAAGCCCGGCAAGGGCCTCGGCAAGACCACCGGCTGGATCCATCGCGCGCGGCTACAGCAGCGCGGCGTCCAGGCGGTGGGCGGCGTGGAGTATCTGCGCATCGACGATGCCGGCCTGCACCTGCGCCTGCCCGATGGCACCGAGCAGCTGCTTGAGGTGGATAACGTGGTGCTCTGCGCCGGTCAGGAATCCCTGCGTGAGCTGGAAGACGAGCTGGTTGGCGCTGGCATGGCGGTGCACCGGGTTGGTGGCGCGGATGTCGCGGCCGAGCTCGATGCCAAGCGCGCCATCGACCAGGCCACCCGACTTGCCGCTCAGCTGTAA